In Sesamum indicum cultivar Zhongzhi No. 13 linkage group LG8, S_indicum_v1.0, whole genome shotgun sequence, the sequence atacatatatacgtatataggAAAATATAGACATCTTCTAGATGTGCAacattatcattttcataGCTCGACAAGAACAAAATAGATTGTTGGATTCAAGTAGTATAGatgtatatgtaaatttaaagTTGTGGAGATGCATCTTTACTTGGGCGACAATTGAATCCCAGCAATTCACCACTTGTATTATTCCAGAAATGAGAATGAAAGTTCAATTGCTCTTTCAGTTAAAATTGTCTTTCACAAGAAATTCGCGTTCAGCCTTCGACTTAACCCCACCAGGGGTGTTTAATGTATATCATAGAAGCAGAGCATATACAAGCAGAATGAAGCATTTTCGTGTACAGGCACAACATTTACAATACTCACAACCAGGTATGGATCACTTAGCATGCATACCCGACGCCACTGTAATTGCAAACGCTTGCAGCGTTCttagaagaagatgatgatgatgatgatgatatacTGATATTGATGGGGGTAAATGGTGaatacaacaaaaacaatcaaTCAAGAGAATACAACGAAACCTTCATCAGCACATATCATGTTTTATTACATCCTCTTGTAAAGCATCGGAGCATAATCATATACATCGCAAGCCTTTCAAACAGGGTGGAATAGGAGATACTACTGATGCAAGGAAATTGAGGGCAAAGAATAGCGCTATTgagtaattaataaagaaaatgaagtggatgtgatgatgatgatgataaatttaaattaagtaatagtACTGCTCTCAACAAACTGCTGCCTTTTGCGCTCACCAGAACAATGTATAGTAGCTACCGATGATCAACGACATGATCAAATGGCTCAACTTGAAGAGAATCCTGTGAGACGACGAAGGTGCAGAAGTTGGGGATGAGGAATCACTGCTTTTTCCTCTATCATCTGGACTATCGGCTGCAGGCGCGATCTCTGGAGCAGGAGATGGAGCTGGAGTTGGTGGTATGTCAGTCCCAAAGATGACCTCAGGCAGCAGAACTTTATCGGTCTCATAGATTGCAACAGGATCAGTGGCGTGAACTGCACTGATGACTTTGGTCTTGGTCCATCCGGAATCCAAGCGCACTGTCCCAGAATTGTCCGTAAAATTCAATACATAAGAGCCACCAGCAAAGGTTTGAATGGGGTTTTGCTGGCTGAGATTCCTGAAATCCGCCAGAGCATAGTAATGTGGCAACGCATGGAAAAGGCATAGAGACTTGATCTGGTCCTGCGTGAGATTGGAGAGAGACGGCTTCTTGAGCGAAGAAAAGGCTTCGTCTTTGGGCACGAAGATGGTGATTCCTTCATCGGTGTTGTTGGCTTGGTTTTGGAAAGTCTCAATGACTTTGGTGGACTGAAGATAGTTGAGGAAAGTGCGGAATGGGCCAGCCACAGAGAGCAAGTCAGTGAGGTTGACATAGTCCGGCGCCGGTGCCGGTGCTGGTGTTGGACTTGAGATTTGTGCGTTCGCTGATGCGAAAAACAGGAGGACCAGTGCACCACAAGCCATCAAATTCATTGTTGTGAGTTCCATCACAATTCTGCTTTTCATCACCAATTACTGATTCTGTCGGGCCACTTCTTCTGTAATCTACCAGGGAAAACAGTTGAAATGATGCTTCTATTAGatctgatatatatatatatatagagagagagagagagagatggaaaAATACATCGTGTGCCAAGTTAATTCGAAAACAAAGATCCgtttaaaatcaaatcaagCTAGACATTATGCTCTGAAATTAAACCATGTACGAAAGTTCCCCCAAATCAAGAGAGGTAAAGTAGCAGATCTTGACAAGCTGAGCATCAATTCACCAGAAAACCAATTGTGATAGCGACTAATGACGAAGAACAAGTAGCATTCTAATAGCCATAAAAACATGCATGTGATCAATTTcctcaaaaaaaaagaaaacaattttaaataaaaagtcaGATCTACAAAAACACGTTACTCTCACCTCATACTTGAGTACAATTAGAATGCAGATCTACAGAAATGAACTCCTCAAACAAAGACGAAGCAAATCAGTTTGACATCACACCACAATGCTGATCACAATTCAAAATCTGCGGAAGAATGAAGGGAAATAGCAGGGTCTATCCACATACAAAAACTCACCTGGCCCGGAGAGAACACTGCAAATTCAGCTGTTGGCGCCGTAGATTTCACAAGTAGCTACACCTCACTCCTcactcctatatatatatatatatatatatatacgtaaaaACTCACCTGGCCCGGAGAGAACACTGCAAATTCAGCTGTTGGCGCCGTAGATTTCACAAGTAGCTACACCTCACCCCActcctctatatatatatatatatatatatatacgtaggAAAAGCAGAAAAGAGGAGTAGTAAATGAAGGGAGATGAGATGAGATGGTGGTGTAAGTGTGAAAAACAAcaacagcaacaacaacaGGACGTTATTATAAGAAAAGACAGCTGGACAAAGAGATTTGCTTTGAGTTTTCACCACCACCACTGTCAAAATTTTCGAGTAGAGACAGACAAAGCATAAGGGACAAACAATCGAAttccaaatttcaagaaaacagtAGTTTGtgtgtttgattttgattttgatggtAATTGTAAGGT encodes:
- the LOC105167387 gene encoding fasciclin-like arabinogalactan protein 7, which gives rise to MKSRIVMELTTMNLMACGALVLLFFASANAQISSPTPAPAPAPDYVNLTDLLSVAGPFRTFLNYLQSTKVIETFQNQANNTDEGITIFVPKDEAFSSLKKPSLSNLTQDQIKSLCLFHALPHYYALADFRNLSQQNPIQTFAGGSYVLNFTDNSGTVRLDSGWTKTKVISAVHATDPVAIYETDKVLLPEVIFGTDIPPTPAPSPAPEIAPAADSPDDRGKSSDSSSPTSAPSSSHRILFKLSHLIMSLIIGSYYTLFW